The Streptomyces sp. NL15-2K genome contains a region encoding:
- a CDS encoding succinic semialdehyde dehydrogenase, which yields MTDAQAPAKTGTNPIAPAPAGARTAADVVTPELVAQLTKGVVGSGRTANHTPFTGEKLADLPESTPEDVLKAYEAARKAQSVWARTPVRQRAAVLLRFHDLILERQAEVLDLIQLETGKARLHAHEEVQAVAVAARHYGRRATAYLRPKRHTGAVPMLTKVTELRHPRGVVGQIAPWNYPLELSVGDALPAFVAGNAVVMKPDTETCLTALWARDLLIEAGLPADVFQVVLGEGPVVGPEVVRHADYVSFTGSTRTGREVAQGAAARMIGVSLELGGKNAMLVLEDADVEKAAAGAVRACFSSAGQLCISIERLYVHESIADAFVERFAARTKAMRLGTSLAYGADMGSLVGERQLETVTRHVEEAVAKGAKVVAGGVARPDIGPYFFEPTILDGVTEPMSVCTEETFGPVVSIYRFRTEDEAVELANSTPYGLNSSVWTKDGRRGREIAARLRTGTVNVNEGYAAAYGSLQSPMGGMKDSGLGRRHGSEGILKYTEAQTVAQQRLLPLAPALGMDDEKYAQFMSRSLRVMKAFRLR from the coding sequence ATGACGGACGCGCAGGCCCCGGCCAAGACCGGCACGAACCCCATCGCCCCCGCCCCGGCGGGCGCCCGTACCGCCGCCGACGTGGTCACCCCCGAGCTGGTCGCCCAGCTCACCAAGGGTGTGGTCGGATCCGGCCGGACCGCCAACCACACACCGTTCACCGGCGAGAAGCTCGCGGACCTGCCCGAGTCCACGCCCGAGGACGTACTGAAGGCCTACGAGGCGGCCCGCAAGGCGCAGTCCGTGTGGGCCCGGACGCCCGTACGGCAGCGCGCCGCCGTCCTGCTCCGCTTCCACGACCTGATCCTGGAACGCCAGGCCGAGGTCCTCGACCTGATCCAGCTGGAGACCGGCAAGGCACGTCTGCACGCCCACGAGGAGGTGCAGGCCGTCGCGGTGGCGGCCCGGCACTACGGCCGCAGGGCCACCGCGTACCTGAGGCCGAAGCGGCACACGGGTGCGGTACCGATGCTGACGAAGGTCACCGAACTCCGCCACCCACGAGGTGTCGTGGGTCAGATCGCCCCCTGGAACTACCCCCTGGAGCTGTCGGTCGGCGACGCGCTCCCGGCGTTCGTCGCGGGCAACGCGGTCGTGATGAAGCCCGACACGGAGACCTGCCTCACCGCGCTCTGGGCCCGTGACCTGCTGATCGAGGCCGGTCTGCCCGCCGACGTCTTCCAGGTCGTCCTCGGCGAGGGCCCGGTCGTCGGCCCCGAGGTCGTCAGGCACGCCGACTACGTCTCCTTCACCGGCTCCACCCGAACCGGCCGCGAGGTCGCCCAGGGCGCCGCCGCCCGCATGATCGGCGTCTCCCTCGAACTCGGCGGCAAGAACGCGATGCTGGTCCTCGAGGACGCGGACGTGGAGAAGGCCGCGGCAGGTGCCGTCCGCGCCTGCTTCTCCTCCGCGGGCCAACTCTGCATCTCCATCGAGCGGTTGTACGTCCACGAGTCGATCGCCGACGCCTTCGTCGAGCGCTTCGCCGCCCGGACGAAGGCGATGCGGCTCGGCACGTCGCTGGCGTACGGCGCAGACATGGGCTCGCTGGTGGGAGAGCGCCAGCTGGAGACGGTCACCCGGCATGTGGAGGAGGCCGTGGCCAAGGGCGCGAAGGTCGTCGCCGGCGGGGTGGCCCGCCCGGACATCGGCCCGTACTTCTTCGAGCCGACGATCCTCGACGGCGTGACGGAGCCGATGTCCGTCTGCACGGAGGAGACCTTCGGCCCGGTCGTGTCGATCTACCGTTTCAGGACGGAGGACGAGGCGGTGGAACTCGCCAACTCCACGCCGTACGGCCTGAATTCCTCGGTCTGGACGAAGGACGGCCGCCGCGGCCGCGAGATCGCCGCCCGCCTGCGCACGGGAACCGTGAACGTCAACGAGGGCTACGCGGCCGCGTACGGCAGCCTCCAGTCCCCGATGGGCGGCATGAAGGACTCCGGCCTGGGCCGCCGCCACGGCTCCGAGGGCATCCTCAAGTACACGGAGGCCCAGACGGTGGCGCAGCAGCGGCTGCTGCCGCTGGCGCCGGCACTGGGGATGGACGACGAGAAGTACGCCCAGTTCATGAGCCGCAGCCTGCGGGTGATGAAGGCGTTCCGGTTGCGGTAA
- a CDS encoding glycosyltransferase family A protein: MADPTVSVIIAAYNAMPYVTRCITSVAEQSIGQDALQVIVVDDGSTDGTAKELDRLSEVHPGLLTVSHQENSGGPSDPRNKGLDQARGEFVFFLDADDYLGPQALERMVAMAEENGTDIVLGKMIGVGGRGAPKSMFQRDQPKTDVFASRVYWTLNPMKLFRRELLERLGLRFPTDLSIGEDQLFVGPAYFHASGISVLADYDCLYWVEREDSGNITLRNGGTEPRLTFLPRVIDMVLENVPPGPGRDHLAHRHLTVEVQQLLDYLPHESRATQEKALDRLAEIIAPLWHEGMNERLSAMSRLRLHLIRHRMLDEVLELIRFEEDPERLQAAPLLCDNGRAYARYPFLRDPAHAVPDSCYDVTDQLGVRHHITRAELRGTALRLAGHAHLHRVETHDVTTELVLRERDSGTEYRLPVTHTATPGLGADEDGGRFRYENAGFEAEVDITTAADGRPLVDGLWDISLAVGAQSVSREARVGSKRSDAVSPAARTRVVATPGGLRAVTLYTTKPYGNFTLYLGEKKHKVARRLAVDSLRWSASYPTQLVVTGHSGLDAYPDGDLTVVLTNDRDERAVVPAARTPHTDLFTARVDVAELSTGVWTGELRLGDWSVPLPALPERFATAKWRRRGMPRYAKPAPDAGKQRFALLVAKTELVKALVGKVK, translated from the coding sequence ATGGCCGACCCCACCGTTTCGGTGATCATCGCCGCCTACAACGCGATGCCCTATGTGACGCGCTGCATCACCTCTGTCGCCGAACAGAGCATCGGCCAGGACGCGTTACAGGTCATCGTCGTCGACGACGGTTCCACCGACGGCACGGCGAAGGAGCTCGACCGGCTGTCCGAGGTCCATCCGGGTCTGCTGACGGTCAGCCACCAGGAGAACTCCGGCGGCCCGTCGGACCCGCGCAACAAGGGACTCGACCAGGCTCGGGGCGAGTTCGTCTTCTTCCTCGACGCCGACGACTACCTGGGCCCCCAGGCCCTGGAGCGCATGGTGGCCATGGCCGAGGAGAATGGCACCGACATCGTCCTCGGCAAGATGATCGGCGTCGGCGGCCGGGGCGCGCCCAAGTCGATGTTCCAGCGCGACCAGCCGAAGACGGACGTCTTCGCCTCGCGCGTGTACTGGACGCTCAACCCGATGAAGCTCTTCCGCCGGGAGCTGCTGGAGCGGCTCGGGCTGCGCTTCCCCACGGATCTGAGTATCGGCGAGGACCAGCTCTTCGTGGGCCCGGCCTATTTCCACGCGTCCGGCATCTCGGTCCTCGCCGACTACGACTGCCTGTACTGGGTGGAGCGCGAGGACAGCGGCAACATCACCTTGCGGAACGGGGGCACGGAGCCCCGGCTGACGTTCCTGCCGCGGGTGATCGACATGGTTCTGGAGAACGTGCCGCCCGGCCCCGGCCGCGACCACCTGGCCCACCGGCATCTGACCGTCGAGGTGCAGCAGCTCCTCGACTACCTGCCGCACGAATCCCGTGCCACCCAGGAGAAGGCCCTCGACCGGCTCGCCGAGATCATCGCCCCGCTGTGGCACGAGGGAATGAACGAGCGGCTCTCGGCCATGTCCCGGCTGCGACTGCACCTCATCCGGCACCGGATGCTCGACGAGGTGCTGGAACTGATCCGTTTCGAGGAGGACCCGGAGCGCCTCCAGGCGGCCCCGCTCCTGTGCGACAACGGCCGTGCCTACGCCCGCTACCCCTTCCTCCGCGACCCCGCCCACGCCGTCCCCGACAGCTGCTACGACGTCACCGACCAGCTCGGCGTCCGCCACCACATCACTCGCGCCGAACTCCGCGGCACCGCCCTGCGGCTGGCCGGACACGCCCACCTCCACCGCGTGGAGACCCACGACGTCACCACCGAACTCGTCCTGCGCGAGCGCGACAGCGGTACCGAGTACCGGCTGCCCGTCACGCACACCGCGACGCCCGGCCTGGGTGCCGACGAGGACGGGGGGCGGTTCCGGTACGAGAACGCGGGCTTCGAGGCCGAGGTCGACATCACCACCGCTGCCGATGGCCGGCCCCTCGTCGACGGCCTGTGGGACATCTCCCTCGCCGTCGGCGCCCAGAGCGTCTCCCGCGAGGCCCGCGTCGGCAGCAAGCGGTCCGACGCCGTCTCCCCGGCGGCACGCACGCGTGTCGTCGCCACGCCCGGCGGCCTGCGCGCGGTCACGCTCTACACCACCAAGCCGTACGGCAACTTCACGCTCTACCTGGGCGAGAAGAAGCACAAGGTGGCCCGGCGTCTCGCCGTGGACTCGCTGCGCTGGTCGGCCAGTTACCCCACTCAGCTGGTGGTCACCGGGCACAGCGGGCTCGACGCGTATCCCGACGGGGACCTGACCGTCGTACTGACGAACGACCGCGACGAGAGAGCCGTCGTCCCCGCCGCACGCACCCCGCACACCGACCTCTTCACCGCCCGCGTGGACGTCGCCGAGCTGTCCACGGGTGTCTGGACCGGCGAACTCCGGCTCGGTGACTGGTCGGTGCCGCTGCCCGCCCTCCCGGAGAGGTTCGCCACGGCCAAGTGGCGCAGACGGGGCATGCCCCGGTACGCCAAGCCCGCTCCGGACGCAGGCAAGCAGCGGTTCGCGTTGCTGGTGGCGAAGACCGAGCTGGTGAAGGCGCTGGTCGGCAAGGTGAAGTGA
- a CDS encoding serine/threonine-protein kinase, with translation MSSNGGAPYGSDEPTSFALQPPNPPAAMPHPNNPYATPTQVVPPQVQPQPRPEQDPGTGRLIAGRYRLLAKLGHGGMGTVWRAKDETVDREVAVKEPRVPDHLPERERANAFERMRREARAAARLDHPAVVNVHDVAVVDGQPWIVMELVQGRSLGDALQEGTLGAREAARIGLEVLGALEAAHAAGILHRDVKPDNVLLGRHDRVVLTDFGIAQIEGETNLTDTGGFVGSPEYIAPERVLGQRPGPASDLWSLGVVLYAATEGVSPFRRSNTPATLQSVLNASPAPPAAAQGPLAEAINGLLQKDPARRPNAAQVRDLLERTANPPAQAPTQIVHTAGPGAVNATATATAAATGIRLGRKALLGLGAAVVAAAVAAYLVIADPFAGPLPDGWKTKSERDVAATLAVPADYQRSVPDRETDKGHWVSYTDYSGSIWIGLTLYKKSEDTGSNIAGSAAAEMYDDDAEFKQSGSYELDMPSGPKTKTEPKDTTYEGKKAAETKVVYTTDDTQDPRPRELRIFYYKSSAGDMYKLTISYPGKGDFTERGREVAQTAIANLDVDKL, from the coding sequence ATGAGCAGCAACGGGGGAGCCCCTTACGGGTCCGACGAACCAACGAGTTTCGCTCTGCAACCGCCGAACCCGCCTGCGGCGATGCCGCACCCCAACAACCCGTACGCGACGCCCACACAGGTCGTCCCACCCCAGGTTCAGCCCCAACCCCGGCCCGAGCAGGACCCCGGCACCGGCCGACTGATAGCGGGTCGCTACCGGTTGCTCGCCAAGCTCGGGCACGGCGGCATGGGTACGGTGTGGCGGGCCAAGGACGAGACGGTGGACCGCGAGGTCGCCGTCAAGGAACCCCGCGTCCCGGACCATCTTCCTGAACGTGAACGTGCGAACGCCTTCGAGCGCATGCGTCGGGAGGCTCGTGCGGCGGCCCGGCTCGACCACCCCGCCGTGGTCAACGTGCACGACGTGGCGGTCGTGGACGGCCAGCCGTGGATCGTGATGGAGCTGGTGCAGGGCCGTTCGCTGGGCGACGCGTTGCAGGAGGGCACCCTCGGGGCCCGGGAAGCGGCGAGAATCGGCCTGGAAGTGCTCGGCGCGCTGGAGGCCGCGCACGCGGCGGGCATCCTGCACCGTGACGTCAAGCCGGACAACGTCCTCCTCGGCCGCCACGACCGTGTCGTCCTCACCGACTTCGGCATCGCGCAGATCGAGGGCGAGACCAACCTGACCGACACCGGCGGTTTCGTCGGCTCGCCCGAATACATCGCGCCGGAGCGGGTGCTGGGCCAGCGCCCCGGCCCGGCGAGCGACCTCTGGTCCCTCGGTGTCGTCCTGTACGCGGCGACGGAGGGCGTCTCCCCGTTCCGCCGCAGCAACACCCCCGCCACCCTCCAGTCCGTCCTCAACGCCTCGCCCGCGCCGCCCGCCGCCGCGCAGGGCCCCCTCGCCGAGGCCATCAACGGCCTGCTCCAGAAGGATCCGGCGCGCCGCCCGAACGCCGCCCAGGTCCGTGACCTGCTGGAACGGACCGCGAACCCGCCGGCGCAGGCTCCCACACAGATCGTCCACACCGCCGGGCCCGGTGCCGTCAACGCCACCGCCACTGCCACCGCCGCCGCCACCGGCATCCGGCTCGGCCGCAAGGCACTGCTCGGCCTCGGTGCCGCGGTCGTCGCCGCGGCGGTGGCGGCGTACCTGGTGATCGCGGATCCGTTCGCGGGACCGCTGCCCGACGGCTGGAAGACGAAGTCCGAGAGGGACGTCGCCGCCACGCTGGCGGTGCCCGCCGACTACCAGCGCTCGGTGCCCGACCGGGAGACCGACAAGGGCCACTGGGTGTCGTACACCGACTACAGCGGCAGCATCTGGATCGGCCTGACCCTGTACAAGAAGTCCGAGGACACCGGCAGCAACATCGCGGGCTCCGCGGCCGCCGAGATGTACGACGACGACGCCGAGTTCAAGCAGAGCGGCAGCTACGAACTCGACATGCCCTCGGGCCCGAAGACGAAGACCGAGCCCAAGGACACCACGTACGAGGGCAAGAAGGCCGCCGAGACCAAGGTCGTCTACACCACCGACGACACCCAGGACCCCCGCCCCCGCGAGCTGAGGATCTTCTACTACAAGAGCTCCGCCGGCGACATGTACAAGCTCACCATCAGCTACCCGGGCAAGGGCGATTTCACGGAGCGGGGCCGCGAGGTGGCGCAGACGGCCATCGCGAACCTGGACGTCGACAAGCTGTAA
- a CDS encoding serine/threonine-protein kinase, with protein MSNDGDGADPKGVLLDGRYRLIERIGAGETGTVWRARDELVEREVAVKQPRLPGDPEDEEHRRAAHRLYREARAAARVRHPAAVSIHDVVVEGEDGLPWIVMELIHGESLHEALRRGPLPPAEAARIGLAALGALRAAHAVGIVHRDIKPANVLLGADRRVVLTDFGIDHVQGEVQGEVQGEVQGEESLTATGEFVGSLEFVAPERTADTGAGPASDLWSLGVLLYAAVEGDSPFRRTTAEATLAAIVAADPPEPKRSGPLGPLITGLLTKEPERRPDAEEVARVLEEVAGERGEEQDAEGAVPENVAADVVPPPDPDPDPDSDPDPDPDPDPDPDPDPDPDPDSDPDSDLDSDPEPTTEPSQTPRRRTLLRTAVPFLGVLLAGVIWLGTSFADGTAGQDGWVAHREQAMSTVLYLPRHYRWMSEVGEAGDASRLAVYSDGNAIQVHLTERDKAPGSPMTEARGTARGWEGHERTTGQYTPTTFHGHEAALSDVTYDPHGRPTRVMRLIVRTDDSRMYELRVDMPKGTPDEKNGAAVFETARDRLELADD; from the coding sequence ATGAGCAACGACGGGGACGGCGCGGACCCCAAGGGCGTGCTGCTCGACGGGCGCTACCGGCTGATCGAGCGCATAGGGGCCGGCGAGACGGGCACCGTCTGGCGGGCGCGTGACGAGCTCGTGGAGCGCGAAGTCGCCGTGAAGCAGCCGCGGTTGCCGGGTGATCCGGAGGACGAGGAGCACCGCCGCGCCGCCCACCGCCTCTACCGCGAGGCCCGCGCCGCCGCCCGCGTCCGCCATCCCGCCGCCGTCTCCATCCACGACGTCGTCGTCGAGGGGGAGGACGGACTCCCCTGGATCGTCATGGAGTTGATCCACGGCGAGTCCCTGCACGAAGCCCTCCGCCGCGGCCCGCTGCCGCCCGCGGAGGCCGCCCGCATCGGCCTCGCCGCCCTCGGCGCCCTGCGCGCCGCGCACGCCGTCGGCATCGTGCACCGGGACATCAAACCAGCCAACGTCCTGCTCGGCGCCGATCGCCGGGTCGTCCTCACCGACTTCGGCATCGACCACGTCCAGGGCGAGGTCCAGGGCGAGGTCCAGGGCGAGGTCCAGGGCGAGGAATCCCTCACCGCCACCGGCGAGTTCGTCGGCTCGCTGGAGTTCGTCGCCCCCGAGCGGACGGCGGACACCGGCGCCGGCCCCGCCTCCGACCTGTGGTCCCTGGGCGTCCTGCTGTACGCCGCCGTCGAAGGCGATTCCCCTTTCCGCCGTACGACAGCGGAGGCCACCCTCGCCGCGATAGTCGCCGCCGACCCGCCCGAGCCGAAGCGGTCCGGTCCCCTCGGACCGCTGATCACGGGGCTGTTGACGAAGGAACCCGAGCGGCGACCGGACGCGGAGGAGGTCGCGCGGGTACTGGAGGAGGTGGCCGGGGAGCGGGGCGAGGAGCAGGATGCGGAGGGCGCCGTACCGGAAAACGTGGCCGCCGATGTCGTACCCCCGCCCGATCCCGATCCCGATCCCGATTCCGATCCCGATCCCGATCCCGATCCCGATCCCGATCCCGATCCCGATCCCGATCCCGATCCCGATTCCGATCCCGATTCCGATCTCGATTCCGACCCCGAGCCCACAACCGAGCCGTCGCAGACTCCCAGGCGCCGCACCCTCCTTCGCACGGCCGTCCCCTTCCTCGGCGTCCTTCTCGCCGGCGTCATATGGCTCGGCACCTCGTTCGCCGACGGCACGGCCGGACAGGACGGCTGGGTCGCCCACCGGGAGCAGGCGATGAGCACCGTCCTCTATCTCCCCCGGCACTACAGGTGGATGTCCGAGGTGGGCGAAGCGGGCGACGCGTCCCGTCTGGCCGTCTACAGCGACGGGAACGCGATCCAGGTCCATCTCACCGAGCGGGACAAGGCGCCCGGCTCTCCCATGACCGAGGCGCGGGGAACGGCGAGGGGCTGGGAGGGACACGAGCGGACCACCGGCCAGTACACCCCGACCACATTCCACGGCCACGAGGCCGCCCTCTCCGACGTCACCTACGACCCGCACGGCAGGCCGACCCGCGTGATGCGGCTGATCGTCCGCACCGACGACAGCCGTATGTACGAACTGCGCGTGGACATGCCCAAGGGAACGCCGGACGAGAAGAATGGCGCGGCGGTGTTCGAGACGGCCCGTGACCGGCTTGAGCTCGCAGACGACTGA